Proteins from a single region of Streptomyces spinoverrucosus:
- a CDS encoding L-fuconate dehydratase: protein MPSTPARITAVDTHDIRFPTSRELDGSDAMNPDPDYSAAYVVLRTDAADGHEGHGFTFTIGRGNEVQVAAIEALRGHVIGRSVDELCADPGSLNRALIGDSQLRWLGPEKGVLHMAIGAVVNAVWDLAAKRAGRPLWQLLADAEPEWLVSQIDFRYLTDALTPEDALTILRRGREGAQERRARLLERGYPAYTTSPGWLGYDDAKLSRLATQAVADGFRQIKLKVGADLDDDIRRCRVARAVVGPDVRVAIDANQRWDVDEAIRWTRALAEFDPYWIEEPTSPDDILGHAAIRRAVAPVRVATGEHAHNRIVFKQFLQAGAIDVLQLDAARVGGVNENLAILLLAARFGVPVCPHAGGVGLCELVQHLAMFDYLAVSGTTDDRVVEYVDHLHDHFLDPVRIRDGHYLAPTAPGFSATMRPESIARHSFPDGTVWAVDRDDTNEKGQSA from the coding sequence GTGCCCTCCACCCCCGCCCGCATCACCGCCGTCGACACCCACGACATCCGCTTCCCCACTTCCCGCGAACTCGACGGCTCCGACGCGATGAACCCGGACCCCGACTACTCGGCGGCCTACGTCGTCCTGCGCACCGACGCGGCCGACGGCCACGAGGGGCACGGCTTCACCTTCACCATCGGGCGCGGCAACGAGGTCCAGGTCGCCGCGATCGAGGCGCTGCGCGGGCATGTGATCGGGCGCTCGGTCGACGAGCTGTGCGCGGACCCCGGCAGCCTCAACCGCGCCCTGATCGGCGACAGCCAACTGCGCTGGCTCGGGCCCGAGAAGGGCGTGCTGCACATGGCGATCGGCGCGGTCGTCAACGCCGTCTGGGACCTGGCCGCCAAGCGGGCCGGCCGACCGCTGTGGCAGCTGCTCGCCGACGCCGAGCCCGAGTGGCTGGTGAGCCAGATCGACTTCCGCTACCTCACGGACGCCCTCACCCCCGAGGATGCGCTGACCATCCTGCGGCGCGGGCGCGAGGGGGCCCAGGAACGCCGGGCCCGGCTGCTGGAGCGCGGCTACCCCGCCTACACCACCTCACCGGGCTGGCTCGGCTACGACGACGCCAAGCTCAGCCGGCTCGCCACCCAGGCGGTCGCCGACGGCTTCCGGCAGATCAAGCTCAAGGTGGGCGCCGACCTGGACGACGACATCCGGCGCTGCCGCGTCGCCCGTGCCGTGGTCGGCCCCGACGTCCGCGTGGCGATCGACGCGAACCAGCGCTGGGACGTCGACGAGGCGATCCGCTGGACGCGGGCCCTCGCCGAGTTCGACCCGTACTGGATCGAGGAGCCCACCAGCCCCGACGACATCCTCGGCCACGCGGCGATCCGCCGGGCCGTCGCCCCGGTCAGGGTCGCCACCGGCGAGCACGCCCACAACCGGATCGTCTTCAAGCAGTTCCTCCAGGCCGGCGCCATCGACGTCCTCCAGCTCGACGCGGCCCGCGTCGGCGGCGTCAACGAGAACCTCGCCATCCTGCTGCTCGCCGCCAGGTTCGGCGTCCCGGTGTGCCCGCACGCCGGCGGGGTCGGCCTGTGCGAACTCGTCCAGCACCTGGCCATGTTCGACTACCTCGCGGTCTCCGGCACCACCGACGACCGGGTCGTCGAGTACGTCGACCATCTCCACGACCACTTCCTCGACCCGGTCCGCATCCGGGACGGCCACTACCTCGCACCCACCGCGCCCGGCTTCTCGGCCACCATGCGCCCGGAGTCCATCGCGCGCCACAGCTTCCCCGACGGCACCGTCTGGGCCGTCGACCGCGACGACACGAACGAGAAGGGGCAATCGGCATGA